Within the Cydia pomonella isolate Wapato2018A chromosome 10, ilCydPomo1, whole genome shotgun sequence genome, the region tgcgggttattcccactagttaccaccaagttgttactagGGAATAACGCACTAATGCAAACACCAACAACTGAGCCCAATTAGTATGTAGTTGTGCAATTATTCAATTGAACGAACTGtctaataaagtttatatttaagCAGATTATCTtcttatttgttaaaataagaTAGTCCACCTATGTTAACTGCctttacacaatatttttattttatatttaaagctAAAAGCCCTTCATAGGGTACTATCATATATTGTTGGGCAAAAATTATCTTCCTATAAATGCATCCTTTTTTTTCCCTACCTGCCTTAAATTGTTGATTTTATGAAATTGATATGATTCACTAAAGGGCTAAAGCAGGCATAAATGAATCAATTGAAATAAAAGTCTGGAAAACCcatgaaaaatgtatataattttggTGTAATACATAGTCCTGGAGAGATCATACTATTTCTCCTTGTTTTGATGCATTATGCATTAAGTTTTGCTGGCTCGACTAGACACGCAACAAGAGATTACTTTCCTTGCCTTCATAGATATCTTGAAGACTTCCAGAGATAAGTACAAAATTAGATCATCAAGGCACcattttcttaaaatttgagCAAACAAGGTGCTCTGAACTATATCTAAACTACTCTTTAATAAAGGTATATcctattcagatatttttagcTCCTTGTTTAGTACAGATACTTGTGATAgcgtatgtacagtcacgtctaaaaatatcgatacgaaaaatatgccaaaaatatgtatacactaccttaatatataggcaataaagtCGAGTATACAATTTTTGGTACATTAttcgtatctatattttcagacgtgaccgtacagtcgggttcataaatatgtatacatttttcaccttatcgcaaaggattaaggtgaagaaatgtttacatatttatgaactcgtcTGTACAGTCACGAAccttaattgttgagccatttagggtttactttacattgaacATTTAAATTCATACCGTTAGtgttgacaaccaaattagcttgaaccttgGACCAACAATAAAAATGTGTGACCGCACAATGACAAAGGATTGTAACCAGACAGTTTTAACCCATATTGCTAGTCGTTTTCAACTCATAAAAAGAACATTCCCCTCCtatattcatttaattcgaTTAAATATAGTAAAATTGATTTAGGAGACAAATTAactattaatgtaattattgaTGTAGGTGGCACGTGGcaacataataattttataatgtaaatttataCAACTGTATATAACAAGGCTAAGCACGAGAATGCCGCAACTATATCTCGAGCGCAAGATAGACTACCCATTATtctctaattaatacagttaaTAAAAGACTGGTCAATTTAGGGCGTTAAATTTTTGATCAATTTAGGGCTCAAGCTTATTTGGTTTTttaatactaacggtatgaaatgtccagtGTAAAGTAAaccattagccgggtccacatagagcgagtatacgcgcgaggcaatttcattgcgcacaaaccggccagtgtagacgtgcctcagccgaggcggcgcgcgcgttttcctcgcctgagcgcgccgcctcagctggggcacgtctacactggcgcgttttcctcgctctgtgtggacccggctatttctGTTTACAGTGCTCGCCGGTCCTTATTTGGCTAAGTATATAAAGAGTTGTAAGATAAGGGTTCAGCTGCCTTAACCTTTcatgtgtgtggtggtcaaaaattgTGGTATTGGATGTGCTGTATAGAGTATGGCTTAAAAATCGGTTCCTTACCATACACAGATAAAAAGTTAGGCATGCCGGCGGGAATCAAGTTCAATTAAGGTCTCGTCACTGcaatttcttatatttttgagcaccttagccgctcagatatatctgatggcgactgtacacaccacttttttatttagtttgtatatttttatgctgAATCTTCTACCCAGAATCACGAACTCTTTCGATTCTAATAAGAGAAAAAGAAATCTCAACATTTTCATGCTTATATTTTTCCTTCCATTCCTTTACTGTCATAAATAtggtaaaactttaaaaaaatagggaCACTTTTCTCTATTTGAATTGaaagaaataatataacaatattctGATGTAAATTCTGAGTAGGAAAAAAAGTAGCgtgtacaactttaaataacgTTCTAGGGGTGTATTCCCATTATTCCCCGCCGGGtgcagatgggaataggcgctacatatAATTCCCGTCTGTTCCCGCCTAATATATGGTCGCGGTCACGCGGGGCGGGAACGACTACATACATGTGACGCCTTTTAAGGTTTTCGGcgttaaaagggttaaaatgtTATTCAGATATTAACTAATTCTTATCACCAATGATAATGCCTTAACAATGatactaattttaaatataaatttaggCACATAATAGGCAAAGTTTTTTTTCCTGCTTGATAATTAAGTACTTCAAATTTTACAATGGattttattaacaaaagtaGGAAAAACCCTGACAGCAGTAAGTAATCCTATATTAAAGGAagtattaagcttagaaatatcaattttatatataaatttattaatattaataatattatacattgTGGACAGGAATAACCCAACatattattacaaattattgCTGAAATTAATGAAGTCATAAATTATCCTATTGTTTCAATTCAAATTGGCCACAAATTGTATAAAACTGATAGTtatcaaaatttatttgtaagagATTGTCACGtttgaaaacatcgacacgatcgaagtgccaaaaatatgtatacacgaccttatggcccatatattagggtagtgtgtacatatttttggcacttgtccgtatcgatattttcagacgtgaccgtataaTGACGTCACAATGACAATCAGTATATGATACAATGATGATAACAAAAACAGACAGTCAATGACACAGTATTTGTGTTAACTCGGTTTTTGAGTAACATTAGATATATGTTGTAAATAGACTGCTAGAATATCTCAGGTTATTCCAGTCCACTGTATACATAATATCTTCATCTCAGATCAACAATCATCTTAAGACATATCCAATCAATGTGTTGTTCAGTAAAATTGGCAAAAGTCATCACGTAAATGCATCAGTCTTCAAAGATCTCATTTCCTGAAGGTCTCATATCACACGGATCAAAAAGGGAAATGTCATCTTTGTGGTGTAATTATTCCCATTTGTCTCTACTCCCATGACAAGATTGGAAcaaatgagaaaaaatattcCCATCAAACACCACACcccacacacattttttcatgtGCTAGCTAGATCTGTATCACCAAATAGATACTTTTAGTTcaattaaactatattttaaaatttgtattcaCATGTAAATggaataacataacaatactaAATAGTTTAATTCAACAAAAACCACTTTTTATACTACAAATCACAGGTGCAAGTAAAAATTTCTTCCCATTTATTTTCCAGCAGGGACAGATGGAAATATTTCCCAACTGTTCCTGCCTCATGCTTCTCATCCCATGGGGCAGGATTGGCAGGAACAAATGTGAATGAATACATCTTTGTTAACTTGGGAACCTATGACAAagtttaacaaaattaaataacgaCAGTTTGGAACGATTCACGGATAGTTTCACAAGACTAAAATCGTCCGGGTGTAACTTCGaaaaaatatcgggagctcgaaaacaatacaaaaggtaatcacggtccaagcgatttaagtctagtgaaaatTAAATGACGTCCTACCCACACTGGAAGATAATGTTCTTACATTTGATCATTGGGATATAACATAAATTTTGCATTTCACGCCTAATCTTGCATCCCTTTCTCTAATATCGCAAATGAAACTGTCACCCATGTTGGCAAACAACAGCCAAGTATGTTGTAGGCTTAGAGATAAGATTAAAGTAAACATATGGCATTGTTGGCAATGACCTATTTTGCAAGTTCATTTCATGTAACATTCTTATTAGTTGAAGACGTTCCGTATTagataaattcaattttaaaagcCTATACATTTGTGATAAGCAACTTAAAACTCAGCACACATTCTGTTTCTGTAGTGTAGTTTTAAACTATCCTTAAATCCCACTAccttattttaaacttaaaggTGAAGGGCTAattttctgtttgttttttttataccatgtcaagggcaaacaagcgtactgcccgcctgatagtaagcagtcaccatagtctatggacgcctgcaactaccAGAGattttacatgcgcgtttcaggccttttaaaaacctgtacactccttttttgaaggaCCCCATATGGTAGCCCCTAGGAAAACCTCGGCAGCAAGGTCACTCCTGGAGCGTCCGAAATTCTTACAGATACTACAACAAAGACAGAATAACCTTTCAGCCTTTGAGTCTTGGCCAATACTACTTGAAATACGTGTCAATTACACATGACCTTGCAAAACAGCCCGTTTTAATGTTTATGCAAACTTATTCCATATTTCTATAAGTTTTCGTCACTGTATAAAAAGTTAGCAATACCACtaggtatagtttctatttttctccgtgagcttctacggattatcgtcttatctattgtttaaaaaccgcaaaggcgcgtgcaactatgaaaaaaaaataaaacgtttattgaatttatttatttgcggtttttaaacaatagataagacgataatccgtagaagctcacggagaaaaatagaaactataattaaattttaggcACAATAGAGAATACTAATTAACCAATGTATATACATGCATGTAAATAAGTACATACAAGGAGATTAAGTTAACCTTAAACAACTAGATGCAGATATTTATATGGTAAAGAAAACTGATTTCGATACAAAATGCAATCCTCCAAAATAATAAGTCTAGACTTGCAGTAAGTCCAGTGAGAAATAAACCCTTAATTTTGCACAAATAAGTCAAGGTTTCAATGTTAACCTCCTCAAGAATCATAAAGAAATGAATCttggataaaatgcaaaaataggGTCAGAGGTTAGGTCCTATAACATTGCAAAATTAGGGGTAATGGAAATTGTATGGAAATTAGCAGTCCTTATTAATAACGGGTCTCTGCTAGAagtaacaaatattacaaatgcAAGCCTGCCTCATGGCTTGGCGCTGTCATTACTTTGATTGCTAGTCTCCTCCTTTGCGTCGTCATTTCGTCCTGCAATCTTTCCATCATCAATGAGACACATTGCTTCGTCATAAGTAGGCGGAGGAGGTTCAGAGCTTGATGGTTGCGGTTTACTTGGAGCAGCGCTTGATATTAAGGCGTCGTAGGACGGAGGTAGGGTGGCACTGGATGCTGTCCTGGGGACCTGGCCGCTGTAGGATTGTTCAGCTTGAACTGCTGCCATGTCCTGTAATAGTGAAAGAAAACTGTGATTACATGAACATAATTCTGTCCAGTAAAAATTTAAACTGTAGGGAGTTAcagttaattaattttacagtaaaaccaaagagaatttgaaatttactgccatctttcaacacatgattaaaacttttagaacgccatatGACTTTGATGGCAGAAAATGTACTGTGGctaaaagttttctttgacattgcacctctatttcaaattctcttcggtaaaacttattatttatagttacaCATGCAATATACacgtacacggcgggaagaagttgataactcaagatataaaatgaaaagaaataaaactacatgtaaaattaaaagtgttgtttttttttaaatattattttcggactcgaccggggaattttttttttaataacacttACACAGTCTGTGCCTTCAAAATGGCTGCctagttagcttggtctgactctagttgaCTGTTGAAAGAATAATACAGTTggctataaaagcttgtaccaaaaatgaatctTTGACAAAAAACCTGTAGCAgctttattttgacaaattgATTTTGCATGTTTGAAAACCCACTTTCAGCTAGAGGATATAATTTctgtctaattttttttacttgtgaGCCCTTCTAAACAAAATGCAACATCGTCAGTTATGGCCTCATCAGTCTAGACCCTTTGTATGTGTGTTTTGctaaaatgattattattatattgtttaatacactagcagctgaaagctgatgcgtgtatatcactgcacttgtttttttatatgattaatgttcttcttcctcgcgttgttccagcattttgccacggctcatgggagcctggggtccgcttgacaactaatcccaagatttggcgtaggcactagtttttatgaaagtgactgccatctgatcttccaacccagaggataaactagaccttgttgggattagtccggtttcctcacaatgttttccttcaccgaatagcGACTGGTAAagatcaaatgatatttcatacataagtaccgaaaaactcattggcacgagccagggtttgaacccacaacctctggattgcaagtcacacattcttactgctaggccaccagcgctcgaTTACTGCTCATTTTGATAATTTGAAATGTTTGTCAAGTCTGTTTTTATAACTGTTCACTGAAGGAGCATTTACCACTGCTTCTGGTAATTTATTCCACTCATGCACAACACGGATTGATAGAAAGTCCTTTCTAGGATTGCTTGTGCTGGGAACACGAGTAATCTTTAAGCTATGACCTCTTAGACAATGATTCTGGCTCCTTTAGGTAAGTCATTATAATCATGATCATCAtcacgataaaaaaaaactggaagGGACCACACggaaccccccccccccccccgcccctcCACAGGCTGAAGAAACGCTAGTTTGAAGACATTACCCAAATAGCCAGCAAACACTGGATGGAGACAGGAAAAAGTTGGAAaaaactggaggaggccttcagggatccatataaaaaaaaaaacaaaacttcaaaTGAATAACACAAAGGAAAAGAAAGAACATGGAAGAAAAGGCTATAATAATCATGATCTGGAATTGTGCAAGTTCAAACCTCAGACAAACATTAATGCaaaaattaactaattgttTTCAAATTGGTAGGTGCTAATGAGTTGTATGTATAATATGGAGCTAATGGCATCAAAACAATATCATTACTTTTATTTCTGTAGCTCTTTAGGTAGTTAACTTTAAGGTGCAAAAATAGTTATTACGGTAtcatacctaattatttatattgcacaatttGAAACACAGTTCAAAGCAATTTTATGGCCTGCAATTAACATCAAATGCCATCTAGCTACGTCACGCACCCCAGCTGACCTATAGAATACAAACATTTAAATTTGTATCACTGCTAATAGCACTTACCCTAATTATTGCACGTTGGTGGAGCAGCATTTGTATTACACTTTTTCTACGCAGATATAACATACTTTTCACGGCTACCATCATTCCAGAACAGATAAATATTGGTCCCACTAGCCACATGTGTCCTAAGTTACTCAAGATGTACCCATCGGCATCTCCCAAGGCGAGGACTGTTATAACTGTTCCGACGGAAAAAAGGACCATAGAAAGCACGAAATACGAATAACTAGTGCAGTCACATCTGCCGAACCTCTGCTCTTCATCTAAATCGAAGTCTCTATGCCGTAACCGATGTAAACGTTGTCTGATAAATGGACTATCGAATACGGTAGCCATTTTAAGAGAAATCTCATATATCACCCTAGCAATATAGTGCACTTCACAGTTTCAttgttatacaaaaataataagcaaTATGTCTAAGTAACTGGACCATGGAATAACTGGAATATGAAAGTGCAAACAATAACAGAAACGTTGCTAACTTGCTAGTCAATCACTTCTCTTCTCGATCGCACGCAAAGCAAACAGGTTAGAAGGTATAACGATTCTATCGATTTGAATCGAATGAGCAAATACAAGTTAATCGATAGGTATGTCATGAGAGCGTGATTGTACTTGTGATCGAAACAGCTGCACATTTCTTTTTGCCACTTCACCTACACCATTTAGTTACATTTCATCATGGCTTTTGAAAGTGATCGTCAAACCTCGCAAAACACccctaaataaatattctctTTTCGGGTCCGAAATCGGATCTGATATCaagcctgataaagtgtgggtGTAAATGGCACTATTGGATGTAATTTTATTGTGCCTATAGCAAATTGTTACATCTGTAGTGATCTGTAGAGTCCTGCATAAGGAATCGATTCTATGAACTCGattatgtgaaaaaaaaaaattctgactGTTAAATATGGTCCTTAAATAGACTGGGGCCTATCTCATAAAACTTATCTTGCATTTCATATGAATTTCATTTCGTTTGACAGCTCGACTCGACTTTCTGAGTTTCTGTGTGTTGACAGACAAGAGAAGATAAGACAACGCAGACAAACGAAATTTGCTACGCTAATCGTAAATAgagtattttgtaattttcattGGTATTTCATATTTCAAGTTGCAAATGGCTTGAAAAAGAGTGATACAATTACCGCGCTCTTAACTTTCATGTCCCGAAGTACCCAAGTATTAGTGGAGTTTCGTCAACATGGCTCGCACCATCCTGTTGTTTTGTTTAGTTATCTTCATTAACACGGGTATGAcattattattctttatgttATGTTCGTACATTGCTATTTAGAGGTTATTATTAAAGATTTCTGATTATATTGAGACAACAtattgaatgattattttttagttGCGCCGTGCAAGGTGTCGTTATCGAATAATGGGCCGGCGGTGCGTGGCTCGAACATCACGTTCACGGCCACTTTGTCGCAGAGTTGTATAGGGGAAAACCTGAAGTATGTGTTTATGGACAGCAGTCCTTACACAAGCGATACTGAGGTGAGTTGTAGTTGTCATTAAATCTTCATATTTTGCTCAAAATCGAAGTCTCAACTCTTACAGTCAAGTGCAGAGATACCTCCCCTTTGAATAGACTTCTATGTAGAAGAGGTCAGATGTCTTTGCAGCTGACTATACAAGAAAGGAAACATTACAGATACATACAAACCAGAGGCCCTACTATGAGCAATTTTCGTGGGAGGCCCTTCTGATAAGCCACAAAAAAGCATAGATTGTTTGCATTCATGGGTGTTGCCAAGGGGGACAGGAGGGCAGCTGCCCCCTCTAGAGAATATAACTTCTAACTGAATGTATGCCCCTTATGAACCCCCCTAGCCCAGCAGCTGGTGACTTCCTTGTCTGCGTTGATTAATAGTGATGCCTGGTAGATATACATACTAGGGGCTTTGTGAGCTGTAGAACTCAAGCATACCTGAATACTGAATAAATTATGGttctgtaatttaaaaaaattacagagaGTAACATtcctaactaaactaaaactaaactagtgcctacgccaaatcttgggattagttgtcaaagcggaccccaggctcccttga harbors:
- the LOC133522379 gene encoding uncharacterized protein LOC133522379 — protein: MATVFDSPFIRQRLHRLRHRDFDLDEEQRFGRCDCTSYSYFVLSMVLFSVGTVITVLALGDADGYILSNLGHMWLVGPIFICSGMMVAVKSMLYLRRKSVIQMLLHQRAIIRDMAAVQAEQSYSGQVPRTASSATLPPSYDALISSAAPSKPQPSSSEPPPPTYDEAMCLIDDGKIAGRNDDAKEETSNQSNDSAKP